One Borreliella afzelii genomic window carries:
- a CDS encoding DUF1357 family protein — protein sequence LLLEAERINEIDTLAKAHLSSHFNKETLLAKGYTLKDIMQAQRRELVRKFVPIEQIKAIAKASDISHIDGEILEQLVSLAKVNIKLRKNANSNSSSVDAIKGNIIAKSEERVSLLDSNFVPINFTEFVQAISNTYKQRRAQFYENLKRNKRTSIA from the coding sequence CTATTACTAGAGGCCGAGCGCATAAATGAAATTGATACGCTTGCCAAAGCGCATCTTAGCAGCCATTTTAATAAAGAAACGCTACTTGCAAAAGGATACACGCTAAAAGATATTATGCAAGCACAACGTAGAGAACTTGTTCGTAAGTTTGTTCCAATTGAGCAAATTAAAGCTATTGCCAAAGCATCAGATATAAGCCATATCGATGGAGAAATATTAGAGCAACTTGTCTCTTTAGCTAAAGTGAATATCAAATTAAGAAAAAATGCTAATAGCAATTCTTCTTCTGTTGACGCTATTAAGGGCAATATTATTGCTAAATCAGAAGAAAGAGTAAGTTTGCTTGATTCTAATTTTGTTCCAATTAATTTTACGGAGTTTGTACAAGCGATAAGTAATACTTACAAGCAAAGACGAGCTCAGTTTTATGAAAATCTAAAAAGAAATAAAAGAACAAGCATTGCTTAA